One genomic window of Glycine soja cultivar W05 chromosome 9, ASM419377v2, whole genome shotgun sequence includes the following:
- the LOC114425032 gene encoding probable carboxylesterase 18: MASETPKPKPVLPWKTRVSISFLSTLTDYARRSNGTVNRRLMNFLDRKSQPNAKPVNGVSTQDVTVDAKRNLWFRIFNPAAASGGGLPVVIFFHGGGFAFLSPDSFAYDAVCRRFCRRVPAVVVSVNYRLAPEHRYPSQYDDGEDILRFLDENRAVLPENADVSKCFLAGDSAGANLAHNVAVRVAKSGPLREVRVVGLVSIQPWFGGEARTAAEVKFEGAPLVSTARTDWLWKAFLPDGSDRDHGASNVSGPNSEDLSGLNYPDTLVFVGGFDPLQDWQKKYCEWLKKSGKKAQLIEYSTMIHAFYIFPELPESSQLISEVKDFITKRISDLKSNM; the protein is encoded by the coding sequence ATGGCTTCCGAAACCCCAAAGCCAAAACCCGTTCTACCGTGGAAAACCCGCGTTTCAATTTCCTTTCTCTCTACCCTAACGGACTATGCACGCCGTTCTAACGGCACCGTTAACCGCCGTCTCATGAACTTCCTCGATCGCAAATCCCAACCTAACGCCAAACCCGTTAACGGTGTTTCCACCCAAGACGTCACCGTCGACGCCAAACGGAACCTCTGGTTCCGAATCTTTAACCCCGCAGCCGCCTCCGGCGGCGGCCTCCCCGTCGTTATTTTCTTCCACGGCGGCGGCTTCGCGTTCCTCTCGCCGGATTCGTTTGCCTACGACGCCGTCTGCCGGCGGTTCTGCCGGCGAGTCCCCGCCGTCGTCGTCTCCGTCAACTACCGCCTCGCGCCGGAGCACCGGTACCCTTCGCAATACGACGACGGTGAGGACATCCTCAGATTCCTCGACGAGAACCGCGCGGTGCTGCCGGAAAATGCTGACGTATCAAAATGCTTCCTCGCCGGCGACAGCGCCGGCGCGAACCTGGCACACAATGTAGCGGTTCGGGTTGCCAAGTCGGGTCCGCTCCGGGAAGTTCGGGTTGTGGGGTTGGTATCGATCCAACCGTGGTTTGGCGGGGAGGCACGGACCGCGGCGGAGGTGAAGTTCGAGGGGGCGCCGCTGGTGTCAACGGCAAGGACGGACTGGCTGTGGAAGGCGTTTTTGCCAGACGGGTCGGACCGTGACCACGGGGCTTCGAATGTGAGCGGGCCGAATTCTGAGGATTTGTCGGGTTTGAATTACCCGGATACCCTTGTGTTTGTGGGTGGGTTTGACCCATTGCAAGATTGGCAAAAGAAGTATTGTGAGTGGTtgaagaaatcagggaaaaaggctCAATTGATTGAGTATTCAACTATGATTCATGCATTTTATATATTTCCTGAATTGCCCGAGTCATCTCAGTTGATCTCAGAGGTTAAGGATTTCATCACCAAGAGAATTTCcgatttaaaatcaaatatgtaA
- the LOC114366842 gene encoding probable carboxylesterase 18 yields the protein MHWKALKIFPLPSHVTNSPLRFTLRVNRVNSPPPMPPSTKPNLPWKLRILTSLLNLLINASRRSNGTVNRRLFNFFDRKLPSSPNPVDGVKTSDVTVDATRNLWFRLFAPSSSVATTLPVVIFFHGGGFAFLSPASAAYDAVCRFFCRSFNAVIISVNYRLAPEHRYPSQNDDGFDVIKYLDENGAVLGDINNCFLVGDSSGGNIAHHVAVRVCKEKFRFVRVIGLVSIEPFFGGEERTESEIRMTQDPLVSLEKTDWYWKSFLPSGLGRDHEAVNVSGPNAVNISGLGYPNTLVVIAGFDPLQDWQRRYYEWLRKSGIEAQIIEYPNMIHGFHLFPDLPDTSVFASDVKDFITKQIADVN from the coding sequence ATGCATTGGAAAGCCTTAAAAATCTTCCCACTTCCCAGCCACGTAACTAATTCACCTCTTCGTTTCACTCTCCGAGTCAACCGAGTCAACTCACCACCACCAATGCCTCCGTCCACCAAACCGAACCTTCCTTGGAAGCTTCGCATATTGACCTCTCTCCTCAACCTCCTCATCAACGCCTCTCGCCGCTCCAATGGCACCGTCAACCGCCGTCTCTTCAACTTCTTCGACCGCAAGCTCCCCTCTAGCCCCAACCCCGTCGACGGTGTCAAAACCTCCGACGTCACCGTCGACGCCACCCGCAACCTCTGGTTCCGCCTCTTCGCCCCTTCCTCCTCCGTCGCCACCACCCTTCCCGTCGTCATCTTCTTCCACGGCGGCGGCTTCGCGTTCCTCTCCCCGGCTTCAGCCGCATACGACGCCGTTTGTCGCTTCTTCTGCCGCTCCTTCAATGCCGTTATTATCTCCGTTAACTACCGTCTCGCCCCCGAACACCGTTACCCCTCCCAAAACGACGACGGGTTCGACGTGATTAAATACCTCGACGAAAACGGCGCCGTTTTGGGTGacattaataattgttttttggtAGGTGATAGTTCGGGCGGGAACATAGCGCACCACGTGGCGGTTCGGGTTTGCAAAGAGAAGTTCCGGTTCGTGAGAGTTATCGGGTTGGTTTCAATTGAACCGTTTTTCGGAGGGGAAGAACGAACCGAATCCGAGATCCGGATGACGCAAGACCCGTTGGTTTCGTTGGAGAAAACGGATTGGTATTGGAAGTCGTTTTTGCCAAGCGGGCTGGGCCGGGACCATGAAGCGGTAAACGTGAGTGGGCCCAATGCGGTGAATATTTCGGGTTTGGGCTATCCGAATACGCTTGTTGTGATTGCGGGTTTTGACCCGTTACAGGATTGGCAGAGGAGGTACTATGAGTGGTTAAGAAAATCGGGTATTGAGGCACAGATAATTGAGTACCCGAATATGATTCATGGTTTTCACTTGTTTCCGGATTTGCCCGACACTTCTGTGTTTGCTTCTGATGTCAAGGATTTCATCACCAAGCAAATTGCCGACGTGAATTAA
- the LOC114368431 gene encoding probable carboxylesterase 18 — translation MAAEPTKAKLTLPWKVHLLTSLLSTLGGASRRSNATINYRLFNLADRQSLPNPTLIDGVSSSAIFATSLNVVVVSVYYRLAPEHRYPSQYHDDLDVLKFLDQNDNVLSDVADVSKCFLAGDSMGANLTHHVAVRISKEKLQMVNVIGLVSGKELQLIDYPNTFHGFYLFPELPKEFMTKQMVIVN, via the coding sequence ATGGCTGCTGAACCCACCAAAGCCAAACTAACCCTTCCATGGAAAGTTCATTTACTCACTTCCCTCCTTTCCACTCTCGGCGGCGCCTCTCGCCGCTCCAACGCAACCATCAACTACCGTCTTTTCAACCTCGCAGACCGCCAGTCACTGCCAAACCCCACCCTCATAGACGGTGTTTCCTCCTCTGCCATCTTCGCCACCTCCCTTAACGTCGTGGTCGTCTCCGTTTACTACCGCCTTGCCCCCGAACACCGTTACCCGTCTCAATACCACGACGATTTAGACGTGTTAAAATTCCTCGACCAAAATGACAACGTTTTATCCGACGTTGCTGATGTCAGCAAATGTTTTTTGGCGGGTGATAGCATGGGTGCAAACCTGACCCACCATGTGGCAGTTCGGATTTCCAAAGAGAAGCTCCAAATGGTGAATGTTATTGGGTTGGTGTCGGGGAAGGAATTGCAGTTAATCGATTATCCAAACACTTTTCATGGGTTTTACCTTTTTCCTGAATTGCCCAAGGAGTTTATGACCAAGCAAATGGTCATTGTGAATTGA
- the LOC114368661 gene encoding chloride channel protein CLC-c-like isoform X1 — MMTPTGGEGAEKMDAEDGVNCSDYEHDIENEESGGYWSGIYDRNMAHTMPLLMKRANTTSQIAIVGANPCPIESLDYEIFDNEILKNDWRSKKKVQIIHYVMLKWGFALLIGLGTGLVGFFNSFAVENIAGFKLLMTTGLMSKHRYLDAFLAYAGANMCLAAAAAALCAFIAPAAAGSGIPEVKAYLNGVDAQNILAPSTLFVKIFGSILGVSAGFVVGKEGPMVHTGACIASLLGQGGSHKYHLTCTWLRYFKNDRDRRDMITCGAAAGVAAAFRAPVGGVLFALEEAASWWRSALLWRTFFTTAVVAIVLRVAIQFCATGKCGLFGEGGLIMYDVSSANITYSASGIFAVLLLGAIAGILGSIYNYLVDKVVRTYSIINGKGAFSKISLVVTIALLTSCCYYFLPWIAKCIRCPSNSTVICPSVDESGDYKSFQCPPGYYNDLASLFLNTNDDAIRNLFSPRIIKEFHITSLFIYFATIYCLGIITYGIAIPSGLFIPVILAGAAYGRLFGRLFETITELDRGLFALLGAASFLGGTMRMTVSLCVILLELTNDLLLLPLVMLVLLVSKSVADSFNKGVYDQILKIKGLPYLEAHAEPYMRNLVTRDVVSGPLITFSGIEKVANILQALNTTGHNGFPVIDEPPFSDSPELCGLVLRSHLLVLLKEKIFSRDRGFANQRIFQRISTLDFGKAGSGKGIKLEDLDIQEEEMDMYVDLHPITNASPYTVVETMSLAKAAILFRQHGLRHMCVVPKSQGRPPVVGILTRHDFMPEHVLGLHPDIMPHKWK; from the exons gATTTTTGACAATGAAATATTGAAGAATGACTGGAGATCCAAGAAGAAGGTTCAGATAATCCATTATGTGATGCTTAAGTGGGGATTTGCTCTTCTTATTGGATTAGGTACTGGATTGGTTGGCTTCTTTAACAGTTTTGCAGTTGAGAACATAGCTGGTTTCAAGCTTCTTATGACCACCGGTCTCATGTCTAAACACAG ATATCTTGATGCTTTTTTAGCATATGCCGGTGCGAATATGTGTTTAGCAGCTGCTGCTGCTGCACTTTGTGCTTTCATTGCTCCAGCAGCTGCAGGCTCTGGCATTCCAGAGGTAAAAGCATATCTCAATGGCGTGGATGCTCAAAATATCTTGGCTCCAAGCACCCTTTTTGTAAAG ATATTTGGTTCCATCCTAGGAGTTTCTGCTGGATTTGTGGTGGGCAAAGAGGGGCCTATGGTACATACAGGTGCATGCATAGCTTCTTTATTGGGTCAGGGTGGATCTCACAAGTATCACTTGACTTGCACTTGGCTTAGATATTTCAAAAATGACCGAGACCGGCGAGACATGATTACTTGTGGTGCTGCTGCTGGTGTTGCTGCCGCCTTTCGTGCACCAGTAGGTGGTGTCCTTTTTGCCCTTGAAGAGGCAGCTTCATG GTGGCGGAGTGCTCTTCTTTGGAGGACTTTTTTCACAACAGCAGTGGTTGCTATTGTTTTAAGAGTTGCAATTCAGTTTTGTGCCACAGGGAAATGTGGGCTATTTGGGGAAGGTGGTCTGATAATGTATGACGTTAGTTCAGCCAATATAACATATAGTGCTAGTGGGATATTTGCAGTGCTACTTTTGGGAGCCATTGCTGGAATTCTTGGAAGCATATATAATTACCTTGTGGATAAGGTTGTTCGGACATATAGCATCATCAATGG AAAAGGTGCATTTTCCAAAATCTCTCTTGTTGTCACAATTGCTCTTTTGACATCatgttgttattatttcttgCCATGGATTGCAAAGTGCATTCGCTGTCCTTCTAATTCAACAGTGATTTGTCCCTCTGTTGATGAGTCTGGAGACTACAAAAGCTTTCAATGCCCACCAGGCTACTACAATGATCTTGCTTCCCTGTTTCTAAACACCAATGATGATGCTATTCGCAATCTATTTAGCCCCAGGATAATCAAAGAGTTTCATATTACCAGTTTGTTTATCTACTTTGCTACTATTTACTGTCTTGGGATAATCACTTATGGCATTGCTATTCCATCCGGGCTCTTCATTCCTGTCATACTTGCTGGTGCTGCCTATGGCCGTCTCTTCGGCCGGCTCTTCGAAACGATTACCGAACTCGACAGAGGACTCTTTGCCTTACTTGGAGCTGCTTCCTTCCTTGGTGGCACCATGAGAATGACAGTGTCTCTTTGTGTCATATTGCTTGAGCTCACTAATGATCTCTTGTTACTTCCACTTGTGATGTTAGTCTTATTGGTCTCAAAATCCGTGGCTGACAGCTTCAACAAGGGTGTCTATGATCAAATACTTAAGATCAAAGGACTTCCTTATTTGGAGGCTCATGCAGAACCTTACATGAGGAATTTAGTAACACGCGATGTTGTTTCCGGTCCATTGATAACGTTTTCTGGCATCGAAAAGGTTGCAAATATATTGCAAGCTTTGAATACTACTGGACATAATGGGTTTCCTGTCATTGATGAACCACCTTTCTCAGATTCACCAGAGTTATGTGGACTTGTACTGAGGTCTCATTTACTAGTGTTACTGAAGGAGAAGATTTTTTCAAGGGATAGGGGTTTTGCAAATCAAAGGATCTTCCAAAGAATTTCTACTTTGGATTTTGGAAAGGCGGGATCAGGAAAGGGGATCAAACTAGAGGATCTTGATATCCAAGAGGAAGAGATGGATATGTATGTTGATCTCCATCCCATAACTAATGCATCTCCTTACACTGTGGTTGAGACAATGTCACTAGCCAAAGCTGCTATTCTTTTCCGACAACATGGACTCAGGCACATGTGTGTTGTTCCAAAGAGCCAAGGG AGACCTCCAGTTGTTGGGATTCTAACACGCCATGATTTTATGCCAGAGCATGTTTTGGGACTTCACCCTGATATCATGCCTCACAAATGGAAATGA
- the LOC114368661 gene encoding chloride channel protein CLC-c-like isoform X2 produces the protein MCLAAAAAALCAFIAPAAAGSGIPEVKAYLNGVDAQNILAPSTLFVKIFGSILGVSAGFVVGKEGPMVHTGACIASLLGQGGSHKYHLTCTWLRYFKNDRDRRDMITCGAAAGVAAAFRAPVGGVLFALEEAASWWRSALLWRTFFTTAVVAIVLRVAIQFCATGKCGLFGEGGLIMYDVSSANITYSASGIFAVLLLGAIAGILGSIYNYLVDKVVRTYSIINGKGAFSKISLVVTIALLTSCCYYFLPWIAKCIRCPSNSTVICPSVDESGDYKSFQCPPGYYNDLASLFLNTNDDAIRNLFSPRIIKEFHITSLFIYFATIYCLGIITYGIAIPSGLFIPVILAGAAYGRLFGRLFETITELDRGLFALLGAASFLGGTMRMTVSLCVILLELTNDLLLLPLVMLVLLVSKSVADSFNKGVYDQILKIKGLPYLEAHAEPYMRNLVTRDVVSGPLITFSGIEKVANILQALNTTGHNGFPVIDEPPFSDSPELCGLVLRSHLLVLLKEKIFSRDRGFANQRIFQRISTLDFGKAGSGKGIKLEDLDIQEEEMDMYVDLHPITNASPYTVVETMSLAKAAILFRQHGLRHMCVVPKSQGRPPVVGILTRHDFMPEHVLGLHPDIMPHKWK, from the exons ATGTGTTTAGCAGCTGCTGCTGCTGCACTTTGTGCTTTCATTGCTCCAGCAGCTGCAGGCTCTGGCATTCCAGAGGTAAAAGCATATCTCAATGGCGTGGATGCTCAAAATATCTTGGCTCCAAGCACCCTTTTTGTAAAG ATATTTGGTTCCATCCTAGGAGTTTCTGCTGGATTTGTGGTGGGCAAAGAGGGGCCTATGGTACATACAGGTGCATGCATAGCTTCTTTATTGGGTCAGGGTGGATCTCACAAGTATCACTTGACTTGCACTTGGCTTAGATATTTCAAAAATGACCGAGACCGGCGAGACATGATTACTTGTGGTGCTGCTGCTGGTGTTGCTGCCGCCTTTCGTGCACCAGTAGGTGGTGTCCTTTTTGCCCTTGAAGAGGCAGCTTCATG GTGGCGGAGTGCTCTTCTTTGGAGGACTTTTTTCACAACAGCAGTGGTTGCTATTGTTTTAAGAGTTGCAATTCAGTTTTGTGCCACAGGGAAATGTGGGCTATTTGGGGAAGGTGGTCTGATAATGTATGACGTTAGTTCAGCCAATATAACATATAGTGCTAGTGGGATATTTGCAGTGCTACTTTTGGGAGCCATTGCTGGAATTCTTGGAAGCATATATAATTACCTTGTGGATAAGGTTGTTCGGACATATAGCATCATCAATGG AAAAGGTGCATTTTCCAAAATCTCTCTTGTTGTCACAATTGCTCTTTTGACATCatgttgttattatttcttgCCATGGATTGCAAAGTGCATTCGCTGTCCTTCTAATTCAACAGTGATTTGTCCCTCTGTTGATGAGTCTGGAGACTACAAAAGCTTTCAATGCCCACCAGGCTACTACAATGATCTTGCTTCCCTGTTTCTAAACACCAATGATGATGCTATTCGCAATCTATTTAGCCCCAGGATAATCAAAGAGTTTCATATTACCAGTTTGTTTATCTACTTTGCTACTATTTACTGTCTTGGGATAATCACTTATGGCATTGCTATTCCATCCGGGCTCTTCATTCCTGTCATACTTGCTGGTGCTGCCTATGGCCGTCTCTTCGGCCGGCTCTTCGAAACGATTACCGAACTCGACAGAGGACTCTTTGCCTTACTTGGAGCTGCTTCCTTCCTTGGTGGCACCATGAGAATGACAGTGTCTCTTTGTGTCATATTGCTTGAGCTCACTAATGATCTCTTGTTACTTCCACTTGTGATGTTAGTCTTATTGGTCTCAAAATCCGTGGCTGACAGCTTCAACAAGGGTGTCTATGATCAAATACTTAAGATCAAAGGACTTCCTTATTTGGAGGCTCATGCAGAACCTTACATGAGGAATTTAGTAACACGCGATGTTGTTTCCGGTCCATTGATAACGTTTTCTGGCATCGAAAAGGTTGCAAATATATTGCAAGCTTTGAATACTACTGGACATAATGGGTTTCCTGTCATTGATGAACCACCTTTCTCAGATTCACCAGAGTTATGTGGACTTGTACTGAGGTCTCATTTACTAGTGTTACTGAAGGAGAAGATTTTTTCAAGGGATAGGGGTTTTGCAAATCAAAGGATCTTCCAAAGAATTTCTACTTTGGATTTTGGAAAGGCGGGATCAGGAAAGGGGATCAAACTAGAGGATCTTGATATCCAAGAGGAAGAGATGGATATGTATGTTGATCTCCATCCCATAACTAATGCATCTCCTTACACTGTGGTTGAGACAATGTCACTAGCCAAAGCTGCTATTCTTTTCCGACAACATGGACTCAGGCACATGTGTGTTGTTCCAAAGAGCCAAGGG AGACCTCCAGTTGTTGGGATTCTAACACGCCATGATTTTATGCCAGAGCATGTTTTGGGACTTCACCCTGATATCATGCCTCACAAATGGAAATGA